The following proteins come from a genomic window of Pseudomonas sp. WJP1:
- a CDS encoding 2Fe-2S iron-sulfur cluster-binding protein: MPDLIMDGRTLKVAEGTTVAAALALAGDGCSRTSVSGERRAPLCGMGICQECRVTIDGRRRLACQTLCQQGMQVQTRA, from the coding sequence ATGCCTGACTTGATCATGGACGGCCGCACCCTGAAGGTGGCCGAGGGCACGACGGTGGCCGCGGCCCTGGCACTGGCCGGCGACGGTTGCAGTCGCACTTCGGTCAGCGGAGAGCGCCGCGCACCGTTGTGCGGCATGGGCATCTGCCAGGAATGCCGGGTGACCATCGACGGTCGCCGCCGCCTGGCCTGCCAGACGCTATGCCAGCAGGGCATGCAAGTGCAGACCCGAGCATGA
- the lhpI gene encoding cis-3-hydroxy-L-proline dehydratase, whose amino-acid sequence MPGATSLTGRRLVPGSAQGALLFADVGLSFWGGVDPFRGEVIDRHHPLSGEYLTGRVLAIPSGRGSCTGSSVLMELISNGHAPAALVLAEADEILTLGVLVAQMIFERSLPVLCIGREAFAALRGKAFARIDGAGLAVFDHIPVDNWQPCETPMQAHAASASMVLSELDHALLDGAHGKAAQMAMQVVLRMAELQGALRLIDVTQAHIDGCIYTGPASLRFAQQLVQWGAKVRVPTTLNSISVDQRRWRELGIDPLLGEPASALGDAYMAMGAQLSFTCAPYLLDSAPKAGEQIVWAESNAVVYANSVLGARTLKYPDYLDICIALTGRAPLIGCHLDAPRKARLRVELPELGELDDAFYPLLGYHIGALAGSRIPLVFGLEQHQPHLDDLKAFGAAFATTSAAPLFHIAGVTPEALDPAQVLEPDTPLPAATIRLEDLLVSWRELNSARDNRVDVVSLGNPHFSLSEFARLAELCRGRVKHPGVVLAITCGRAVLEQARDAGHIAVIETFGAILVTDTCWCMLGEPVIPPTATTLMTNSGKYAHYAPGLVGRTVHFASLAECVDAACTATASGRLPRWLQPALPRENHSHV is encoded by the coding sequence ATGCCCGGGGCCACTTCTCTGACGGGTCGCCGCCTGGTCCCGGGCTCTGCCCAGGGCGCCCTGTTGTTTGCCGATGTCGGGCTGAGCTTCTGGGGCGGAGTCGACCCCTTTCGGGGTGAGGTCATCGACCGTCACCATCCGCTCAGCGGCGAATACCTGACCGGTCGTGTGCTCGCCATTCCCAGTGGCCGCGGTTCGTGTACCGGCAGCAGTGTGCTGATGGAACTGATCAGCAACGGTCATGCGCCGGCCGCCCTGGTACTGGCCGAGGCCGATGAGATCCTGACCTTGGGCGTGCTGGTGGCACAGATGATTTTCGAGCGTTCCCTGCCGGTGCTGTGCATCGGCCGGGAGGCCTTTGCCGCCTTGCGCGGCAAGGCGTTTGCCCGAATCGACGGTGCCGGGCTGGCCGTGTTCGATCACATACCCGTCGACAATTGGCAACCCTGCGAAACGCCAATGCAGGCCCATGCAGCCAGCGCGTCAATGGTACTGAGCGAACTCGACCATGCGCTGCTCGACGGCGCGCATGGCAAAGCGGCGCAGATGGCCATGCAAGTTGTCCTGCGCATGGCCGAACTGCAAGGCGCTCTGCGTCTGATAGATGTCACCCAGGCACACATCGACGGTTGCATCTACACGGGACCTGCGAGCCTGCGTTTTGCCCAACAACTGGTGCAGTGGGGCGCGAAGGTTCGGGTACCCACTACCCTCAATTCAATCTCCGTAGACCAGCGCCGCTGGCGCGAGTTGGGCATCGACCCACTGCTCGGCGAGCCGGCCAGTGCCTTGGGCGACGCCTACATGGCGATGGGCGCACAGCTCAGTTTCACCTGTGCGCCCTACTTGCTCGACAGCGCACCGAAAGCCGGCGAGCAGATCGTCTGGGCCGAATCCAACGCGGTGGTCTACGCCAACAGCGTGCTCGGCGCGCGAACCTTGAAATACCCGGACTACCTGGATATCTGCATCGCCCTGACCGGCCGCGCGCCCCTGATCGGCTGCCATCTGGACGCGCCACGCAAGGCCCGCCTGCGCGTTGAATTACCAGAATTGGGTGAACTCGACGATGCGTTCTACCCCTTGCTCGGATACCACATCGGCGCCCTCGCAGGCAGTAGGATCCCGCTGGTATTCGGACTGGAACAACACCAACCGCACCTGGACGATCTGAAAGCCTTTGGCGCGGCGTTCGCCACCACGTCCGCCGCGCCGCTGTTCCACATCGCCGGGGTCACACCCGAAGCACTCGACCCGGCACAGGTGCTGGAACCGGATACCCCGCTGCCCGCGGCAACCATCCGCCTGGAGGACCTGCTCGTCAGTTGGCGTGAGCTCAACAGCGCCAGGGACAACCGCGTGGATGTGGTCTCGCTGGGTAACCCGCACTTCTCGCTCAGCGAGTTCGCCCGCTTGGCAGAGCTGTGTCGCGGCCGGGTCAAACACCCCGGTGTGGTGCTCGCCATCACCTGCGGTCGTGCGGTGCTGGAGCAAGCCCGTGACGCCGGGCATATCGCTGTGATTGAGACCTTCGGCGCCATCCTGGTGACCGATACCTGCTGGTGCATGCTCGGCGAACCGGTGATCCCGCCCACCGCCACCACCTTGATGACCAATTCGGGCAAGTACGCCCATTACGCACCCGGTCTGGTGGGGCGCACCGTGCACTTCGCCAGCCTGGCCGAATGCGTCGATGCCGCCTGCACTGCCACCGCCAGCGGGCGTTTGCCGCGCTGGTTGCAACCCGCCTTGCCGAGGGAGAACCACTCGCATGTTTGA
- a CDS encoding AraC family transcriptional regulator has protein sequence MFPSLNHFKPCDLPTLLNSLQAIATLLDTLTDVVFFIKDSEARYVFVNQTLVRRCSLKHSDQLLGLTADRVFPERFGPIYTEQDRRVLATGRELADQLELHLYFGNQPVWCLTHKLALRDEQGRIVGLAGISRDLQLPQSNHPAFQKLAAVDAHIRRHFARPVSLAELTAIAGFSVAQLERHCKRVFQLTPRQMIHKCRLEEGTRLLLNTELPITEIALRCGYTDHSAFSRQFRALTSLSPSQFRDRGR, from the coding sequence ATGTTCCCCTCACTCAATCACTTCAAACCCTGCGACCTGCCGACGCTGCTGAACAGTTTGCAGGCCATCGCGACGCTGCTCGATACCCTGACCGACGTGGTGTTTTTCATCAAGGACAGCGAGGCCCGCTACGTTTTCGTCAACCAGACCCTGGTTAGACGTTGTAGCTTGAAGCACAGTGACCAACTGCTGGGGCTGACAGCGGACCGTGTCTTCCCGGAGCGCTTTGGCCCGATTTACACCGAGCAGGATCGGCGGGTGCTGGCCACCGGCCGCGAATTGGCCGATCAACTGGAACTGCACCTGTATTTCGGTAACCAGCCGGTCTGGTGCCTGACCCATAAACTCGCGCTGCGCGATGAACAAGGGCGGATCGTTGGCCTGGCCGGCATCTCCCGCGACCTGCAACTGCCCCAGTCCAACCACCCGGCATTCCAGAAACTGGCCGCGGTGGACGCGCACATCCGTCGCCATTTTGCCCGACCTGTCAGCCTTGCCGAACTGACGGCAATCGCGGGCTTTTCGGTTGCGCAACTCGAACGCCATTGCAAACGGGTGTTCCAGCTCACCCCACGGCAGATGATCCACAAGTGCCGGCTCGAAGAAGGTACGCGGTTGTTGCTGAATACCGAGCTGCCCATCACCGAAATCGCACTGCGCTGTGGCTACACCGACCACAGTGCATTCAGCCGCCAATTCCGTGCCCTCACCAGCCTTTCGCCCAGCCAGTTCCGCGATCGTGGTCGTTAG
- a CDS encoding NAD(P)/FAD-dependent oxidoreductase, producing MNQGLVADVIVIGAGIIGAACAQALTRRGLRVLVLDAGLHGATAAGMGHLLVLDDNLAELALSQYSLQRWREQAPQLPDSCAYRCNGTLWLAANAEEMEVARSKYLNLQAQGIACELIARNALRSREPELHDGLEGGLLITGDGILYAPATANWMLDTPGIEQRRARVSEVDGNRVRLEDGQWLNAEAVILANGIQANDLCPELPIEPKKGHLLITDRYPGKVTHTLVELGYVTSAHNAAGPSTACNIQPRPTGQLFIGASRQFGTTDPQVESWMLAKMLKRASEYMPGLAQLNGIRAWTGFRAASPDGLPLVGQHPKRKGLWLAVGHEGLGVTTAPGTADLLVAQLFNETSPLAAQPYLPQRFLGEPLYA from the coding sequence ATGAACCAGGGCCTGGTGGCCGATGTGATCGTGATCGGTGCCGGTATCATCGGCGCCGCCTGCGCCCAGGCGCTCACCCGGCGCGGCTTGCGCGTGCTGGTGCTGGACGCGGGCCTGCACGGCGCGACGGCCGCCGGCATGGGCCACTTGCTGGTGCTGGACGACAATCTGGCCGAACTGGCCCTCAGCCAATACTCGCTGCAACGCTGGCGCGAACAGGCACCGCAACTGCCCGACAGCTGCGCCTACCGCTGCAACGGCACATTGTGGCTGGCGGCCAATGCCGAAGAAATGGAAGTGGCCCGCAGCAAATACCTGAACCTGCAGGCCCAGGGCATTGCCTGCGAGTTGATCGCCCGCAACGCCCTGCGTTCCCGTGAGCCCGAGCTACACGACGGCCTCGAAGGCGGTTTATTGATCACCGGCGACGGCATTCTCTACGCCCCGGCGACCGCCAACTGGATGCTCGACACCCCTGGCATCGAACAACGACGGGCACGGGTCAGCGAGGTCGATGGCAACCGCGTGCGACTCGAGGATGGCCAGTGGTTGAACGCCGAAGCCGTCATATTGGCCAACGGCATCCAGGCCAATGACCTGTGCCCCGAGTTGCCGATCGAACCGAAAAAGGGCCACTTGCTGATCACAGACCGCTACCCCGGCAAGGTCACCCACACGCTGGTGGAACTGGGCTACGTCACCAGCGCCCACAATGCCGCGGGACCGTCGACCGCCTGCAACATTCAGCCCCGTCCCACCGGGCAGCTGTTCATCGGCGCCTCGCGACAATTCGGCACCACCGACCCGCAGGTCGAAAGCTGGATGCTGGCGAAAATGCTCAAGCGCGCCAGCGAATACATGCCGGGCCTGGCCCAGCTCAATGGCATCCGCGCCTGGACCGGTTTTCGCGCCGCCAGCCCCGATGGCCTGCCGCTGGTTGGCCAGCATCCCAAACGCAAAGGCCTGTGGCTGGCGGTCGGGCACGAGGGACTCGGGGTCACCACGGCCCCCGGCACTGCCGATTTGCTGGTCGCGCAATTGTTCAACGAGACGTCGCCACTGGCGGCACAACCCTATCTGCCGCAACGCTTTCTGGGAGAGCCCCTATATGCCTGA
- a CDS encoding amino acid ABC transporter ATP-binding protein: MIEIDNVHKSFGNLEVVKGVNLTVSKGEVVSIIGGSGSGKSTLLMCINGLEPIQKGNIRVDGVEVHHNATDLNRLRQKIGIVFQQWNAFPHLTVLENVMLAPRKVLGKSKACAEELAVRQLTHVGLGDKLKAFPGKLSGGQQQRMAIARALAMSPDYMLFDEATSALDPQLVGEVLDTMRMLAEDGMTMVLVTHEIRFARDVSDRVAFFRNGLVHEIGSPDQVIGNPVHAETAAFLKSVK, translated from the coding sequence ATGATTGAGATCGACAACGTACATAAATCCTTCGGCAATCTCGAAGTGGTCAAGGGCGTGAACCTCACGGTGAGCAAGGGCGAGGTGGTGTCGATCATCGGTGGCTCCGGCTCTGGCAAGTCGACCTTGTTGATGTGCATCAACGGCCTGGAACCGATCCAGAAAGGCAACATTCGTGTCGACGGCGTCGAGGTCCATCACAACGCCACCGACCTTAACCGCCTGCGGCAGAAGATCGGCATCGTGTTCCAACAATGGAACGCCTTTCCGCATTTGACGGTGCTGGAAAACGTCATGCTGGCACCGCGCAAAGTGCTGGGTAAAAGCAAAGCCTGCGCCGAGGAACTGGCGGTACGGCAACTGACCCACGTGGGCCTGGGCGACAAACTCAAGGCCTTCCCCGGCAAGCTGTCCGGCGGTCAGCAACAACGCATGGCCATCGCCCGCGCCCTGGCTATGTCGCCGGACTACATGCTGTTCGACGAGGCCACTTCGGCGCTCGATCCGCAGTTGGTGGGCGAAGTGCTGGATACCATGCGCATGCTCGCCGAGGACGGTATGACCATGGTGTTGGTGACTCATGAGATCCGCTTCGCGCGGGACGTATCCGACCGCGTGGCGTTCTTTCGCAACGGCCTGGTGCACGAGATCGGCTCTCCGGATCAGGTGATTGGCAATCCGGTGCATGCCGAGACCGCGGCGTTCCTGAAATCGGTGAAATAG
- a CDS encoding ABC transporter substrate-binding protein, giving the protein MKNPAFAVALSAVLTSTFIATAHADKLDDIIGSGKLRCAVTLDFPPMGFRDASNAPAGFDVDYCHDLAKILGVEAEVVETPFPDRIPALISGRADVIVASTSDTLERAKTVGLTVPYFAFQMVVLTRDNTGINSFDDIKGKALGNTSGTFEAIALENDVKKWGSGSFRAYQSQNDTLLAVAQGHIDATVVTNTVAAATIKSGKYKNLKIAGNAPYTIDYVSLGAKRNEYGLLNYLNLFVNQQVRNGRYKELYAKWVGTEIAPTDLTVPKVYY; this is encoded by the coding sequence ATGAAAAACCCCGCATTTGCCGTAGCCCTCAGCGCTGTTCTCACTTCCACCTTCATCGCCACCGCGCACGCCGACAAGCTCGACGACATTATCGGTTCCGGTAAGCTGCGCTGTGCCGTCACCCTGGACTTCCCGCCCATGGGTTTTCGAGATGCCAGCAACGCGCCGGCCGGTTTCGACGTGGACTATTGCCACGACCTGGCGAAAATCCTCGGGGTCGAGGCCGAAGTGGTCGAAACACCGTTCCCGGACCGTATTCCGGCGTTGATATCCGGGCGGGCCGACGTGATTGTCGCCTCGACCTCCGACACCCTCGAACGGGCCAAGACCGTCGGCCTCACCGTGCCGTACTTCGCCTTCCAGATGGTCGTGCTGACCCGCGACAACACCGGCATCAACAGCTTCGACGACATCAAGGGCAAGGCACTGGGCAATACCAGCGGCACCTTTGAAGCCATTGCCCTGGAGAACGATGTGAAGAAATGGGGCAGCGGCAGCTTCCGTGCCTACCAGTCACAAAACGACACCCTGTTGGCAGTGGCCCAGGGGCACATCGACGCCACGGTGGTCACCAATACCGTGGCCGCCGCGACGATCAAGTCGGGCAAATACAAAAACCTGAAGATCGCCGGCAACGCGCCCTACACCATCGACTATGTCTCCCTGGGTGCCAAACGCAACGAGTACGGCCTGCTCAATTACCTCAACCTGTTCGTCAACCAGCAGGTGCGCAACGGTCGTTACAAGGAGTTGTACGCCAAATGGGTCGGCACCGAGATTGCGCCGACCGACCTGACCGTGCCAAAGGTCTACTACTGA
- a CDS encoding amino acid ABC transporter permease, whose protein sequence is MFSTEFSANDLLFLLDGAWVTLQLTFWAIILGSVAGLLFGLLRALFPRVSLPLAWVLDVFRSVPLLIQFVLFNSLKSIVGLNISAFSVGCIVLGVYTAAYFTEIVRGGVLSVPFTVRRASRSLGLSFLQDLRWIVLPMATRVAFPGWLNLVLGVMKDTALVMWIGIVELLRASQTIVTRIQEPLVVLCIAGLIYYVMSLVVARLGARLERRWQEND, encoded by the coding sequence ATGTTTTCCACCGAGTTTTCCGCCAATGACCTGTTGTTCCTGCTCGACGGCGCCTGGGTCACGCTGCAGTTGACGTTCTGGGCGATCATCCTCGGCTCCGTTGCCGGGCTGTTGTTCGGGTTGCTGCGGGCCCTGTTCCCACGGGTCAGCCTGCCGCTGGCCTGGGTGCTGGACGTGTTTCGCAGCGTGCCGTTGCTGATCCAGTTCGTCCTGTTCAACTCACTCAAAAGCATCGTCGGCCTGAACATCAGCGCCTTCAGCGTCGGTTGCATTGTGCTGGGGGTCTACACCGCTGCGTACTTCACCGAAATCGTGCGCGGCGGCGTGCTGTCGGTACCGTTCACGGTGCGCCGCGCCAGCCGCTCGCTGGGCCTGAGCTTCCTGCAGGATCTGCGCTGGATCGTCCTGCCGATGGCCACGCGCGTGGCCTTTCCCGGCTGGCTGAATCTGGTGCTGGGCGTGATGAAAGACACCGCGCTGGTGATGTGGATCGGCATCGTCGAACTGTTGCGCGCTTCGCAAACCATTGTGACCCGCATCCAGGAACCGCTGGTGGTGTTGTGCATCGCGGGCCTTATCTACTACGTCATGAGCCTGGTGGTCGCACGCCTCGGCGCTCGTCTGGAAAGAAGGTGGCAAGAAAATGATTGA
- a CDS encoding amino acid ABC transporter permease yields MFDYTFQWRAALRALPDMLSGAWVTFETAALSMIFGVLIALALTVMREARNPLLRGIGNGWVSIARNTPSLFQVYILYFGLGSLGLHVSSWLALLAGITFNNAGYLAENFRGGLKAVPHTQVRAARSLGMSAFQTYRMIIVPQLLRIVFYPLTNQMVWAVLMTSLGVIVGLNNDLTGVTQEYNVKTFRTFEYFAIAAVLYYLIAKAIVAAARLMAWRLFRY; encoded by the coding sequence ATGTTTGATTACACCTTCCAATGGCGCGCGGCCCTGCGCGCCCTGCCGGACATGCTCTCCGGCGCCTGGGTCACGTTCGAGACGGCTGCGCTGTCGATGATTTTCGGTGTGCTGATTGCCCTGGCCCTGACGGTCATGCGCGAAGCCAGGAACCCGCTGCTGCGCGGTATCGGCAACGGCTGGGTATCGATTGCCCGCAACACCCCGTCGCTGTTCCAGGTGTACATCCTGTACTTCGGCCTCGGCTCACTGGGGCTGCACGTCAGCTCCTGGCTCGCGCTGCTGGCCGGCATCACCTTCAACAACGCAGGTTACCTGGCGGAAAATTTCCGCGGCGGGCTCAAGGCGGTGCCCCACACCCAGGTGCGTGCCGCGCGCTCCCTGGGCATGAGTGCCTTCCAGACCTACCGCATGATCATCGTCCCGCAACTGCTGCGAATCGTCTTCTATCCGCTCACCAATCAAATGGTGTGGGCGGTGCTGATGACCTCGCTGGGGGTCATCGTCGGCCTTAACAACGACCTGACCGGAGTGACTCAGGAATACAACGTCAAAACCTTCCGCACCTTCGAATACTTCGCCATCGCAGCCGTGCTGTATTACCTGATTGCCAAGGCGATCGTCGCGGCAGCCCGGCTGATGGCCTGGCGGTTGTTCCGTTACTGA
- a CDS encoding dihydrodipicolinate synthase family protein, with the protein MSKRINWSGVFPAVTTQFNDDFSINLEKTHEVISNVIRDGVSGLVVCGSVGENTSLSAAEKIAVTEVAVAASGGRVPVICGVAEFTSVEAAKVANAVRRVGVDGVMLMPALVYGSKPFETAEHYRYVAKNADVPLMVYNNPPIYKNDVTPDILIALADCDNVVCFKDSSGDTRRFIDIRNEVGDRFVLFAGLDDVVLESLAVGAEGWVSGMSNVFPKEGETIFRLAKAGRYAEAMPIYEWLMPILHLDARADLVQCIKLCEAIAGRGSALTRPPRLALPEADRVFVEQIMAKALANRPHLPDVGL; encoded by the coding sequence ATGAGCAAGCGCATTAACTGGAGCGGCGTGTTCCCAGCAGTCACCACGCAATTCAACGATGACTTCTCCATCAACCTGGAAAAAACCCATGAGGTCATTTCCAACGTGATACGCGACGGTGTATCGGGACTGGTGGTGTGCGGCTCGGTAGGCGAAAACACTTCGCTGAGCGCTGCGGAAAAAATTGCCGTGACCGAAGTCGCGGTCGCGGCCTCAGGCGGCCGTGTGCCGGTGATTTGCGGCGTCGCCGAGTTCACCAGTGTGGAAGCGGCCAAGGTCGCCAACGCGGTACGCCGGGTCGGCGTCGATGGCGTGATGCTGATGCCGGCGCTGGTCTACGGTTCCAAGCCGTTCGAAACCGCCGAGCATTACCGTTACGTGGCGAAAAACGCCGACGTGCCACTGATGGTCTACAACAACCCGCCGATCTACAAAAACGACGTGACCCCGGACATCCTGATTGCCCTGGCCGACTGCGACAACGTGGTGTGCTTCAAGGATTCCTCTGGCGACACCCGCCGCTTCATCGACATTCGCAATGAAGTGGGTGACCGTTTCGTGTTGTTCGCCGGCCTCGACGACGTGGTGCTGGAAAGTCTCGCCGTGGGCGCTGAGGGCTGGGTGTCGGGCATGTCCAACGTGTTCCCCAAAGAAGGCGAAACCATCTTCCGCCTGGCCAAGGCCGGACGCTACGCCGAAGCCATGCCGATCTACGAATGGCTGATGCCGATCCTGCATCTCGACGCCCGTGCCGACCTGGTGCAGTGCATCAAGTTGTGCGAAGCCATCGCCGGTCGCGGCAGCGCCCTGACCCGTCCGCCACGCCTGGCCCTGCCGGAAGCCGATCGCGTCTTCGTCGAGCAGATCATGGCCAAGGCCCTCGCCAACCGTCCGCACCTGCCGGACGTCGGTCTCTGA
- a CDS encoding trans-3-hydroxy-L-proline dehydratase — translation MRSSKVIHVVSCHAEGEVGDVIVGGVAPPPGATVWEQSRWIARDQVLRNFVLNEPRGGVFRHVNLLVPAKDPRAQMAWIIMEPADTPPMSGSNSLCVATVLLDTGILPMTEPQTRLVLEAPGGLIEAVADCRDGKVERVEIKNVPSFADRLEACIEVEGVGTLKVDTAYGGDSFVIADAQGLGFSVSPDEAADLVAVGLKITRAANEQLGFVHPLNPEWSHISFCQIAAPVVHEQGIATGANAVVIQPGKIDRSPTGTGCSARMAVMHAKGLLGVGERFIGRSIIGSQFHCRIDSLTEVAGRPAIYPCISGRAWITGTHQLLLDPSDPWPQGYRLSDTWPGA, via the coding sequence ATGCGTTCATCGAAAGTGATTCATGTGGTCAGTTGCCACGCGGAAGGTGAAGTCGGCGACGTGATCGTCGGCGGCGTCGCACCACCGCCCGGCGCTACTGTGTGGGAACAATCGCGCTGGATCGCCAGGGACCAGGTCCTGCGCAACTTCGTACTCAACGAACCGCGTGGCGGTGTGTTCCGGCACGTCAACCTGCTGGTGCCCGCCAAGGACCCGCGGGCGCAGATGGCCTGGATCATCATGGAACCGGCGGACACGCCGCCGATGTCCGGCTCCAATTCATTGTGCGTGGCCACCGTGTTGCTCGACACCGGCATTTTGCCAATGACCGAACCGCAAACCCGGCTGGTGCTCGAAGCCCCCGGCGGCCTGATCGAAGCCGTAGCCGACTGCCGTGACGGCAAGGTCGAACGGGTGGAAATCAAAAACGTGCCGTCCTTCGCAGATCGCCTTGAAGCGTGCATTGAAGTGGAAGGTGTCGGCACACTCAAGGTCGATACCGCCTATGGCGGCGACAGTTTTGTGATTGCCGATGCCCAGGGCCTGGGCTTTTCAGTGAGCCCCGATGAAGCCGCCGACCTGGTGGCGGTCGGGCTGAAGATCACCCGGGCAGCCAACGAGCAACTGGGCTTTGTGCATCCGCTGAACCCCGAGTGGTCGCACATTTCCTTTTGCCAGATCGCCGCGCCGGTCGTTCATGAACAGGGCATTGCCACGGGCGCCAATGCGGTGGTGATTCAACCGGGCAAGATCGACCGCTCGCCTACCGGCACTGGCTGCTCCGCGCGAATGGCGGTGATGCATGCCAAAGGTTTGCTGGGCGTCGGAGAGCGGTTTATCGGTCGTTCGATCATCGGCTCGCAGTTCCACTGCCGCATTGACTCACTGACCGAAGTGGCTGGGCGCCCTGCCATCTACCCATGCATTTCCGGGCGGGCCTGGATAACCGGCACCCATCAATTACTGCTCGACCCAAGCGATCCGTGGCCACAAGGCTATCGACTGTCGGACACCTGGCCGGGCGCCTGA
- a CDS encoding NAD(P)/FAD-dependent oxidoreductase, translating into MNEYADLLIIGAGPAGMSAALAAAPSGARIVVLDDNPLPGGQIWRDGPKASLPNQARQMRERLHAHSNIRHHAGTRVIALAGARQLLVEDADHGWLIGYDQLILCTGARELLLPFPGWTLPGVTGAGGLQALIKGGLPVQDERVVIAGSGPLLLASAATAKHNGARVLRIAEQAAAGAVAGFALQLPRWPGKLVQSFSLFDRQYRTGTHVVAALGNERLEAVRLRHQGKIVELACDRLACGFGLIPNTQLGQALGCALDGSALAVDVWQTTSRADHYAAGECSGFGGSELALVEGAIAGHVAVGNTAAARDLWPRRARWQGFAKALNSAFSLDPQLKSLAQPDTLVCRCEDVPYAALAGHTDWREAKLASRCGMGACQGRVCGAALQYLFDWQPSAPRPPFNPARIETLMCLDDTPPA; encoded by the coding sequence ATGAACGAATACGCCGACCTGCTGATCATTGGCGCCGGCCCCGCCGGCATGAGTGCCGCCCTCGCCGCGGCACCCAGTGGCGCACGCATTGTGGTGCTCGACGACAACCCGTTGCCGGGAGGCCAGATCTGGCGCGACGGGCCAAAGGCCAGCCTGCCGAATCAGGCCCGGCAGATGCGCGAGCGGCTGCACGCCCACAGCAATATCCGCCACCATGCCGGTACCCGGGTGATCGCCCTCGCCGGGGCCAGACAATTGCTGGTGGAAGACGCCGACCACGGCTGGTTGATCGGCTATGACCAACTGATTCTGTGCACCGGTGCCCGTGAATTGCTGCTGCCCTTCCCCGGCTGGACACTGCCTGGGGTGACCGGCGCGGGCGGACTCCAGGCGTTGATCAAGGGCGGCCTGCCGGTGCAGGACGAGCGTGTGGTGATCGCCGGCAGCGGGCCGTTGTTGCTGGCCAGCGCGGCCACCGCGAAACATAACGGTGCCCGGGTGCTGCGCATCGCCGAGCAGGCCGCTGCGGGCGCGGTCGCCGGGTTCGCCCTGCAACTGCCGCGCTGGCCGGGCAAGCTGGTGCAATCCTTCAGTCTGTTCGACCGCCAATACCGCACCGGCACCCACGTCGTGGCGGCCTTGGGCAACGAACGGCTGGAAGCTGTGCGATTGCGGCATCAGGGCAAAATCGTCGAATTGGCGTGTGATCGCCTGGCCTGCGGCTTCGGCCTGATTCCCAACACCCAACTCGGCCAGGCCTTGGGCTGCGCGCTCGATGGCTCGGCGCTTGCGGTGGATGTTTGGCAAACCACAAGCCGCGCCGACCACTACGCCGCCGGCGAATGCAGCGGTTTCGGCGGCAGTGAACTGGCGCTGGTCGAAGGGGCAATCGCCGGTCATGTGGCCGTGGGCAACACCGCGGCGGCACGGGATTTGTGGCCACGCCGGGCGCGCTGGCAGGGTTTCGCCAAGGCGTTGAACAGCGCCTTCAGCCTCGACCCGCAGCTCAAGTCGCTGGCGCAGCCCGACACGCTGGTCTGTCGTTGCGAAGACGTGCCCTATGCGGCATTGGCCGGACACACTGACTGGCGCGAGGCCAAACTGGCCAGTCGCTGCGGCATGGGCGCCTGCCAGGGCCGGGTGTGTGGCGCTGCCTTGCAGTATCTGTTCGACTGGCAACCCTCGGCGCCCCGGCCGCCGTTCAACCCGGCACGCATCGAAACCCTGATGTGCCTGGATGACACCCCGCCGGCGTAA